TGTGGGGAGCATTGCCAGGTCAAGGGAATACAGTTCGCCCCAGATGCTCATGTCTCCAAAGATTCCCGTGTCTCCGGCGTGATACAGGGTGAACCCGTTGTCCAGCTCGATGATGAATCCTACCGGGGTTCCTGCTTCGCAGGAATGAAAGGCCTGGGTCATGGTGATGCGGGTACCCTGAACCTCCACGGTTCCCCCGATGTTGTAGCCGATCCCGTTGACAACCAGATCCTGATCCAGCCCCTTTTTGAGCAGGGAGCCTGCCAGTTCCACCTGGGCAACAAGCTGGGCCCGGGTGCGCATGCATAGATCAAGGGCGTCGCCCAGATGGTCGTCATGATCATGGGTGAGCAGAACCAGATCGGCCTTGGTCACCTGCTGGGCGGTCATATCCGCTTTGGGATTGCCGGAAAACCAGGGATCAATGAAAATGGTCTGTTGGGGCGTGGTTATTTCGAAATTCGCATGACCATGCCAGGTGAGGAAATATGCCATGAACAACCTCCTTGATTGCGGGAGAATTTGAATGCACATCCTTGTTTGCCCTGCATGCCGAATCAACGGTTGCATTCACCGGTTATGTAGAAATTTTTATACGGATTGGCAACGGACAAATGAGCACGCATCCACCGTTTACAACCAGCACATGGCTGGTATGGCTTTTCCTGCATTGCACGAACGGTCTCCCGCATACCTTCCGAGTGCATGGATGACGAATAATGCCGACAGATGTCGCCTGCCTGCAACATGCAGACAGCTCGTTCATATTCATGAATCTTTTTTGACATGAGTGTCTGGTCCCTGTACACACCAAACGTTGCTCAAACAGTATGGGGACTGAACAATGAAAGACAAAGTAGGACTGATCATACAAACATTTACGGATGCGGTCGTTTCCGTTGTGGAGACCATGGCCGGAGTCAAGACGGAACCGGGCAGGGCTTTCATGAAAAACGCCCCAACAGCCAAGGGAGACATCTCCGGGGTGATCGGAATGTCCAGCAGCAATGGGTGCGGTCGGGGGTCCATGTCCCTGACATTTACCAATGAGTCGGCTTTGGGTATTGTAGGGAGAATGATCGGGGAAGATTTCGTGGAGGTAAACAAGGATGTCGTGGACGCGGTGGGCGAGATGACCAACATGGTCTGCGGCCAGGGCCGCAAGGGTATGGCCGAATTCGGGATCGTCTATTCGGGAGCCATTCCTACCGTGATTTCCGGGGCCGGGCATACTATCCGCCACGTATCCGCGTCATCGGTTCTGGCCGTTCCTTTCCAGACGGAGTTTGGTCCGGTTACCGTGGAGATATGTTTCGGGTAGATTCCCAAGACCACGTTTCTCGTGAGGGAAGCGTACAAGAGGGTTGTGGAGAATATGATGCAAAACAGGGTGTACTATATCGAAGGTGACGGCGTAGGGCCTGAAATCTGGTCAGCGGCCCGACCGATCATCAACGCTGCCGTGGAAAAATCATATGCTGATGGGCGAACCATTGAATGGGTGGAGCTTCTGGCCGGTGAAAAGGCCATGCAGGAGCAAGGGGAATACCTGCCCGAAGCAACCCTGACCGCCCTTGGGCAGGCCCGTTTTGCCATGAAGGGTCCCTTGACCACCCCGGTGGGGTCGGGGTTCCGCAGCCTGAACGTGACCATGCGGCAGAGTCTTGATCTGTACGCCTGCATTCGGCCGGTGCGCTACTTCCAGGGCATTGCATCCCCGGTCAAGCATCCCGAACGTGTGGACATGGTCATTTTCCGGGAAAACACCGAGGACGTGTACGCTGGAATCGAATGGGAATCCGGCAGTGATGAAGTCAAAAAACTGATCGCATTTTTGCGGGAAACCATGGGCGTGGCCCTGGATGCCACCTGCGGCGTGGGTATCAAGCCCATGACCCCCAAAGGCTCCAAGCGGCTTGTGCGTCGGGCCATCCGTTTTGCCCTGGATCAGGGAAGAAAGAGTGTCACCCTGGTGCACAAGGGCAATATCATGAAGTATACCGAAGGAGCCTTTCGCAAATGGGGCTATGAATTGGCCGCAGATGAATTCGGGGATGTGACCTTTGGGGAAGGCGAGGCCCAGGAAGGCAGGCCCCTGGAAATCAGGGACAGGATCGCCGACGCCATGTTTCAGGAAGTGCTCATGCGCCCGGAGCAGTACGATGTCATTGCCACGACCAATCTGAACGGCGACTATCTTTCCGATGCCCTGGCCGCTCAGGTGGGAGGGCTTGGTCTGGCCCCGGGTGTAAACATGGGCGATACCCTGGCCCTGTTCGAACCGACCCACGGCACGGCTCCCACCATTGCGGGCAAGGACATGGCCAATCCCGGCAGTCTCATTCTTTCGGGTGCCATGCTTCTGGATCATATGGGGTGGTACGAGGCGGGTGAACGGATCCGAAAGGCCGTTGAAACGGTCATTACCCAAAAACAGGTCACCGTGGACCTGGCCGGACAGATTCCAGGGGCAACCCGGATTTCCTGCTCGGCTTTTGGCGACCTGGTGGGTCAGGCCCTGTAACCATCCCCGTGGCCATAACCAAACAAGGATCGTGCATGCAGAACGCAAACATCAAAGCCATCAAGCCCAAGGCCGAAATTTTCAAGGCCCTGGGGCATCCTGCACGGCTTCTCATGGTGGATGAACTTTCCCATGGGAACAGGTGCGTCTGCGAATTGCAACGCCTGGTGGGATCGGATATTTCCACGGTGTCCAAGCATTTACGCATTTTGCGCAATTTGGGAATTGTCAGAACCCACAAACAGGGTACCCAGGTGATTTACGAGTTGCAATTGAATTGCTTGGGCACCTTCATGCAATGTGTGGAACATTTTCTAGATACCCGTTTCGACCATGAGATTCGCCCCAAATCTCATGGTTCTCCCTCCATCTGACGGACCTTTTTTTGCCCCCTTACTGCCGGGTTGATGATTGTTTGATGGCCATTTCCAAGGCCTTGGGAATGGCGTTGATGATTTCAATGACTTGAGTTTCCGGAGTGGGGTGACACACCTGTCCGGCCAGGCGGTTGGTCAGGGCGGCCAGGAAACAGGCCTGGGGCAGGGGATGTTTCGCGTTGATCAAGGTTGCACAGATGCCGGTGAGGGTGTCACCGGTTCCGCCCATGGCTTCCATGGCCTCGGATGAGGGCGAGTCCAGTTGCCAATGGCATTTTGTGTTGGTGGCAAACATGTCCGTGTTTCCCTTGACCAGAAGATGGGCAGCCGCATTGTCGTGGGCATAGGCCCGTTGGATCAGGGCGGGAGCGTCGGAATTGTTGTGCAGGATGAATCCCCGGGTATAAAAGGGATGGGGCGCTGTTTCATCGGCCAGAAAGGCCAGTTCGCCCATGTCCGGGGTAAAGAGATCATAGGAAGAGGCAAAGCCGCTCATCTTGGCGGCGTACATGAAACCCGCATCTGCAATGAGTTGGGGGCGTGGTCGGCAAAGCTCGTCAATGGCCATGAGTATGCGGTTGTGCCAGTCCACATCGGGTTGCAGATAATGAAAAACCAGGGTTGCGGGTTCTGGTTCGTGGATGTGTTCCACCAAGTGGGCGTAAAGTTTCCGGCTTCCATGTCCCAACCCCTCGTCACCGATCAAAAAGACATGGGGCATGGGATGCCCCAGGGTGCGGGCCGTTTCCACGGCAGCACCAATGAGGGCCGGGGTTCCCCGGTGCATGGCAAAGGCGTGACCGTCCACAAAAATCTGGTCGTTTCGGCGTTCCACCTGACCGCAAACCAGGGGAAAGTGGGGATCGGGTATGGTTCCGATTATGACAAGCATTGGCGTGTGAGTTCCTCGTAAGCGAGTTGCAGGGCGTAACCGCACAAGGTGTGTCCTGTTTCGCGGGGGGGGATGGCCTCGGGGAGTTTCTGTCCGGTGAGCTGTTCGGCCAGATAGGGGACATCCGGACATCCACCTCCGGAAATGTTGACAATGGTCAGGTCCTGTTTGCGCACAGTCATTTTCATGTTGGCCGCCCGGACCATGAGATAGTCGCCAAAATCCTTGGTGTGGAAAAGATCTACCGGGGTGAGCAACGGGCTGGTCACGGGAACCACGTCAGTGGGCGTAACGCCTTCGGCGGCCAGAAGACGCAGGATGTTCATCTGTTCAATCAGGGGAAATTCGATAACCAGGTCGCACCCCTTCTGGATTTCCGCAGGAGGTCCCATGACCCGGATCTGCCAGCCCGCTTTCCTGATCAGCTCTTCGGCCCAGATGACATCGGATGTGTGGGCAAAAATCATGATTCCCTTGTCCTGTCTTGATGGCGGGGCAGGGGATTTTTTTTTGCCAAAGAGGTTTGCAAACAGCATGTGCGCTCCGGTGCTGATGATGTGAGCCGTGAAAAAAGGGTTTGCACCGGCACGGACCGCTTACTCGATCCGTGTCGGTGCAGGATCATGGATCATGATTTGGTCAGGGTCAACGAATACTCCCCGTCATTTTCCTCAAGGTTGCTAACCCTCCAGCCCTTGCCCTGGACGGCTCGGGTCACGTTTTCCTTGGAAGCCTCGGTATCCACGAGCACGGTGATGGTGTTGTCACGGGTGGTCTGGATGGCGGTCAGGGTATCCAAAACAGGTTGCGGGCAGGAAAGCCCGCGTGCATCAACTGTGGTACTCATATATATGCTCCTTGTGAATGATCGTGATCAAGAATGCTTTTTGCTGAATGCATGGAAACAGGCCCGGTCGAGGTACAAAAGGATTCAGACTGTTTTAATGCTTTCAGTCTTCCTGTGTTACGCCCGCTGTTTGCGCATGAACCAGCCGATTCCCAGACAGACAATCAGGCCGATGATCACAGCGGCAATACCGTGAGGCCCAACGCCCTTGGGGGAACTGGCCAGTCCGAAATTGTGGGCAAATCCAGCGCCAACGATCATGCCAAAGACGAACACGGCCGCGTCACCAT
The DNA window shown above is from Desulfoplanes formicivorans and carries:
- a CDS encoding chemotaxis protein CheX; translation: MKDKVGLIIQTFTDAVVSVVETMAGVKTEPGRAFMKNAPTAKGDISGVIGMSSSNGCGRGSMSLTFTNESALGIVGRMIGEDFVEVNKDVVDAVGEMTNMVCGQGRKGMAEFGIVYSGAIPTVISGAGHTIRHVSASSVLAVPFQTEFGPVTVEICFG
- a CDS encoding metal-dependent hydrolase: MAYFLTWHGHANFEITTPQQTIFIDPWFSGNPKADMTAQQVTKADLVLLTHDHDDHLGDALDLCMRTRAQLVAQVELAGSLLKKGLDQDLVVNGIGYNIGGTVEVQGTRITMTQAFHSCEAGTPVGFIIELDNGFTLYHAGDTGIFGDMSIWGELYSLDLAMLPTGGVFTMDARQAAKACSLLKCRQAVPMHWGTFPSLDADPEQFSQQIRQLAPSTCPIIMQPGEKIELVP
- a CDS encoding NAD(P)H-hydrate dehydratase, translating into MLVIIGTIPDPHFPLVCGQVERRNDQIFVDGHAFAMHRGTPALIGAAVETARTLGHPMPHVFLIGDEGLGHGSRKLYAHLVEHIHEPEPATLVFHYLQPDVDWHNRILMAIDELCRPRPQLIADAGFMYAAKMSGFASSYDLFTPDMGELAFLADETAPHPFYTRGFILHNNSDAPALIQRAYAHDNAAAHLLVKGNTDMFATNTKCHWQLDSPSSEAMEAMGGTGDTLTGICATLINAKHPLPQACFLAALTNRLAGQVCHPTPETQVIEIINAIPKALEMAIKQSSTRQ
- the icd gene encoding NADP-dependent isocitrate dehydrogenase; this encodes MQNRVYYIEGDGVGPEIWSAARPIINAAVEKSYADGRTIEWVELLAGEKAMQEQGEYLPEATLTALGQARFAMKGPLTTPVGSGFRSLNVTMRQSLDLYACIRPVRYFQGIASPVKHPERVDMVIFRENTEDVYAGIEWESGSDEVKKLIAFLRETMGVALDATCGVGIKPMTPKGSKRLVRRAIRFALDQGRKSVTLVHKGNIMKYTEGAFRKWGYELAADEFGDVTFGEGEAQEGRPLEIRDRIADAMFQEVLMRPEQYDVIATTNLNGDYLSDALAAQVGGLGLAPGVNMGDTLALFEPTHGTAPTIAGKDMANPGSLILSGAMLLDHMGWYEAGERIRKAVETVITQKQVTVDLAGQIPGATRISCSAFGDLVGQAL
- a CDS encoding ArsR/SmtB family transcription factor encodes the protein MQNANIKAIKPKAEIFKALGHPARLLMVDELSHGNRCVCELQRLVGSDISTVSKHLRILRNLGIVRTHKQGTQVIYELQLNCLGTFMQCVEHFLDTRFDHEIRPKSHGSPSI
- a CDS encoding sulfurtransferase TusA family protein; amino-acid sequence: MSTTVDARGLSCPQPVLDTLTAIQTTRDNTITVLVDTEASKENVTRAVQGKGWRVSNLEENDGEYSLTLTKS
- a CDS encoding DUF3343 domain-containing protein produces the protein MLFANLFGKKKSPAPPSRQDKGIMIFAHTSDVIWAEELIRKAGWQIRVMGPPAEIQKGCDLVIEFPLIEQMNILRLLAAEGVTPTDVVPVTSPLLTPVDLFHTKDFGDYLMVRAANMKMTVRKQDLTIVNISGGGCPDVPYLAEQLTGQKLPEAIPPRETGHTLCGYALQLAYEELTRQCLS